In Scleropages formosus chromosome 6, fSclFor1.1, whole genome shotgun sequence, the genomic stretch CTACGGTAAGGGTTTTCAAAATGGCTAAAGCCTCCATAATGACAGCATTCCCCGTGATCTTTTAtcaaaattcatgaaaaatgtaagattttatttcacgtttattcatttcaatggtgcttttctctaaagtggcttacagtgtttatctacatacaattatttacccatttatacagctggataattttaccagaccaatttagggtaagtactttgttcaagggtactactccTGGAGGCAAGAATTGAACCTCAAACCTGGggcgggtccaaaggcagaagcactAACCAGTGTGCTACAAGCTCCAATACTTCAGATAGGTTTTCTCACACGTGGTATTTAATATAAGATTTCACACATTTGGCAATTGCCAAAGAAGCTTTGTGTTAGAAGTTTAATGTCTCGGTCAAAGCATTCTTCAGTACACCTACTCGGTGTGTATAACATCATTTAGTCAGACTGACATTTGCCAAGTGAGCTTTAACTTCTTTGGTCAAAAATGACAAGTAAATCTGAGTTTCTACACAAACCTGTAAAGGTGTTCTCACAGTTTGTTTACTATGCTTTAAAGCATCTTCATGAAAGAGGCAAATTGCCAGAAAATTGACTGAAACCAGTCAGTTCAGTTTCTCATTATTTGGCTGCACTATGACTAAATATGTACGTTCAGGTTAAAATCTGATACTTGCCTTACCAACTACAAATAAATAGACACATGGGGTTTTAATTCATTGTTTATTGTCTGGAATGGACTGCAGGTGTTTCCTTATTACTGTGACAGGTTATAAGAATTTAAGCACGGCTGTCTGCAAAAGGTTGCATCCAATCCAAGGATCATGAGCCATGAAGTTCTGGACAGTGTAAAACTACCCTACCCACTTGAATGGTTGAGAGCTGAATGTACCTCCCATTAGTCATGAAATAACTTCCATTTGTCTTCAGGAGGGGTAAACCCACCCCGTCTTCACTCACTGCTCAGAGGAAAACCCTTCAGCCAAGAACCTACAGTCCCAACATCACTGCTAAACCAAGGGATTAAGATTTTAATTGGATAGTTCTTTTCAGTATGTTATCATAGTCAAGATCATTATGATTGCTTACTTTTACAGGCTTGGAAACTAtatacatatttgtattttaaatgcagaatCTGCATTCATATGTGCTCACACAAAATCTGGATGAGCCCAAGTGTCacaaaatgacaacaaaatGGATGTATGTGGCAAATTCTGAGCCTTCCTGCCCCCCCCAGGACTGCTGACAGGTTTGGCACGATGGGGACAGAATGGACAAAACTTGTTTTGCCTTTATTTCTTGACCAGTTGAATGACATCTTCATCTTCTAAGATATGGTCCTTGCCCACCTTCTGAGGGTTATGCTTGACTGATGACCCCCATACCAAGGCACTGTGGACAGAGGACAGGCTTATTCTCAGCCCCCAGGACATGCGTTTATACAGAAGAATGAATTTGTGGGACAACATGCATAagtttgagggaaaaaaaaaaaaagtcaacagatCAGACAGAACCTGTAAAAAGTTCATCCCTTCACAAACACCTTCTAAACAGATTTAACCAGAAATTGTCACCCCTTTAGACATTTTACATTGCAAAGTAATTGTGGATGATTTATAACACAGAATGCCTTGGGTACTGTCATTTCAATACAGGTCTTAGCATATTCAAGTGACAGTAGAATATATGAAGAGACCAGTTCAGGAGCATAGATGTACTCACTATTTGAACTCCTTGATCAAGTTCTTGTGGATCTTTAGACAGAAGTCCTCCACAGACGTCCGTCCATCGGGAAGCACGACTGGTGCTGTGTAGTCTGGAAGCTGCCCCTTAGGCTTGGTGTAGCtggcagaaaaaacacacacacacacaaaaaaaaaaaattactgacgTCATGGTAAAACCACTGCAATGAGATCACTGGGGCATCATCTACTTGTTTTCTGTACTCTTCAAACTTTAACTGATGCATACCTTACTCTCTCACACATTATTCAAACtccttgttattattttttcaaccTGCTAAGCATCTAGAGACCCCTTACATGCGCACAAGATGCAAATAATCCCAGATCCTCTCCAGCAAGTCATCAAAGTTCCAGCGATGGTGGGCAGAGATAGGAACACAGTGGGGAATCTTGTAGATTATGTCCAGCTCTTCAATGGAGATCTGATCAATCTTGTTGAGCACATAGATGCAAGGGATGTACACCCTGACAGCAAAGGAAGACGGATGTCAGCTGGAGTACAAGACACACAGTGGAAGGCTGGAATTCAAATAGGGGGCTGGGCAGGCAGCCGGAAAGGCTTATGTTTGCGATTTGTGGTCTACCGGTTGCCCTCCACCACGTCAATGAGGTCATCTGCTGTGCAGTCGCTACGCAGGGTGACGTCTGCATTGTGGATTTTGTACTCTGCCAGGATGCTCTTCACCGTTTCCAAGTCCAGCTCACTCTGGGTAcactgagagacagacagaaaggcaCGGTAACCCCAGTGACCCCAATGCATGACATCCCACTCTTGTGCAGAAAGCTACTCACCGTGGCTGTGAAATTGATCCCTCCCTTGTCCTTCTTCTTGAAGCCAATGTTTGGAGGCTTCTTGTTCAGGCGGATGCCAAAGCCCTCAAGCTCATTCTCAATCAGCTTTTTATGTCCCAGGGGCTTCAGCACATCCAACACTATGAGGAtcaagttgcaggttcgagccacTACAAAAGAGGGTGAGTGTAAGGCCAAGTCCTGAGCTACTGAAATACCTTAATACATAATGGCCTGAGGTCTTGTGGCTATAAATGCCTTGTCCTTAAATGGTGACCTTGACATGGCCATTTACCTGGCTTTGCAAACAGAATTGCAAGACTGAAGCACAGAAAACTTGACTGTCATATTCAGCAAATAAACCAACATTCTGAACAGACTGCATTTTATTGCATACTAACAAGGCTCCAAAGGATTTAGCACAAACCCATTTATAAGAACGTATTTTCCCGTACAAGCCAGAAAGCAATCTTCAATTATGCACTTTTTACTGCAATCCCTAGAAAAAGTCAGGCTTTTGTGGAAAAGAATATTTAGATTTAGACATATTTTCCCCAAAGTCCATATAAAACCTGCAGCTCTTACCAGCAATAACTTGTCGACCCCTTCCTTTGCCATCCTTGGCTCCCTCAATGATGCCTGGAAGATCCAAGAGCTGACAGAGTGGCAAAAATTGTCATAATAATGTAATCAATAAGGAGAACAAAACTGCTTCCAACTACAGCAAAATAACCACAAGCATCCATCACCTATGCATTACAAGTTAAAGAGTTTTTTAGGGTGAAGACCCCTAACAGGGTTAAAGAACGTTTCCACACACACCATATAGTAGGCACACACAGAAAGAAGGCTCAGGGTGACCAGCACATACCTGAATCTTGGCACCTTTGTACCGAATGACTCCTGGCACCGTGGTGAGGGTAGTGAACTCGTAGGCTGCAACTTCAGAGTACACCCCCGCTAGGTTGCTGAGAAGTGTGGACTTGCCCACAGATGGGAATCCTACGAACCCAATGCGGGCATCACCCGTCTTCGCGACATCAAAACCTGTGAGCGCAACAGAAATGATCTTTTAGAAAGTCTAATGTTAGCCAGCAAGTGCCAAAATAAAGAAGGTATTGAAGGTCATTCCTTTTAGTTCCACCTTCAaccagacatttaaaaaaaaaaaaaaaaaaaaaaccaacaacagGATACCTGAATTAATACTGGCCTGAGCTGAAACTGTATGAGCACCACTGTCAAAAAGTTCAGAGAGggctgctgtttaaatgagtttttGCACCTACTGATTCATACAATTACAATATTAGAACAGAAAACTTTTCAACAATTACATGCATTAATTTAGATGCtgttgtccaaggtgacttacaatgctagttACACTAACCTCCCATaattcattcacccatttagtctctctcacacacaagggcaatttagattccTGAGTTTAAATTGCTAGTCTTTGAATTTTGGAagctaaacaaaaaacaacaggtTATACAGATATGTTTTTCCCTCATAAGTTATAATACACCCATAGAACTGgatgaatattttctgaaaatcgAAAACagccatacatttatttaagtgAAGTTTTAATGGACAAATTAAGGCAAGCAAATCAGTGTGAGCAAAACCCAACACACAGGCTTCACTGGACAGACTGACACCCCTATGATAGCATAACCAAATTTCATAGAGGGATGAGTGTGACAAAATATCCTACCTTCCCCTGTGCCGCCTCCGCCACCCCCCTTAGGTGTGATGAGCTCCCTCCGTAGCTTGGCAAGACGGGCCTTCAGCAGCCCCAGGTGGTGAGCCGTGGCCTTGTTCTTTTGGGTCCGGGCCATCTGGAAAACATCAGGGTGAGACGGCAGGTCAGCAAGACTGGAACCCACAATTGAGTTTACCTGGAGATGTAGCCTGCGGCCAGCTGCCTAATAGTTAAACCACAACTCAGGCCTTGACTGCAGGGCTAAAAAGTGTATGTTGCAGAAAAGGTATGGGTCTCACATTCAATTCCCTGTGCGTTTCAGCTGATAACTTCTCACAACAAATAACTGCTACGTCATAACTTTTCTGACCTGCGATTAAAATCATGTACTCTTCCAGCTCGGGAGGGAATAGTTAACATATAATTCTGATACAAAACCAAATATACAGGGCAAATGAAATTCATCCCACTGCTGGAGAACCACTGTGTACATGTGGACTTAAATAACTATATTCAAGTTCTTAACAACCGAGTAgcaaaatttcaaaaacattaacCTGAATCCATCAGCTGCAGACCTCAGTAAATTTTAAATTCGACCTAATGTGTTGTTCCAAAAACACTGGCAAGAGTGAAATTATCAGAAATTATATTTCTCAACCATCAGTAGTCACTAATAGTTTAATATATTCCACATCaacctacattaggtcacactaccCCTCTTTTctaaacaattattgcacaaaaaaccctcacttttttgcactaccattttaaaatgtttacattctATTTATTTCACCGACCAcatcactgcactttattccacagtattttcagtttagTAGTTACTGTTACTTgtactgtagtagtaatagtatatgttttatatgttgtcctctgtgtcacactgtggtccaggagaaagGCTATTTCACGCCAATGCATGTtgtaaacatattgtggaagtgacaaagCTGACTTTGACTACTTAATTTAAACCATAGATATCAGTGATTATGTCCCTTACTTCTCAACAATGCAGTTAAAAGGTCAAGAGTTTATACCAGTTCCAGTTTATACCATTTTCGATCAGaacagaggaaaataaatgaattgtgTAGGTGCATCTCCATAATTTAACAGGACTCTCAGttcatcagctaaaaaaaaaaaaagtctatggTGCCAATTGCCTTGTTGAGTGAGGTTTGATCTATACAGGTCATTTAGCAGCTACAGCACAAAATGAAGAGCTTGACTGCAGTTAGAAGAAAAAGACATATGCACATGATGGAGTCTGCCCATTCCAGCTTCAGTACGgtgacataaataaatgatcaagtgtttcttttccataaaatgctgctgtgaattTCCATATggatgtgtcccccccccccctttgattTTTCAAGGACAACAGTCTATTGGGTCTCAGGTAACGAGCTGAAAAGTTTCTCCAGCCAGGGCAACTATCACTCTTCATGATCTCGACACAGCACTGTCTACAATCCGACATCCACTCCACTCGCCAAAATACCACATCACAACAATGGACAAATGTTTAAACACCACCAAGGCGTTTAAGTGACGTCAttaagtccttttttttttttttaggtaaaGCCAGCTGAAGATGCTGCGAGGCGGACTGATCTCGTCATCTCAACTAGCAACACCAGCAGCGGTGCATGATGTAGCAGTAGCTGTTAAATCAGCGTTAACCAAACCAGCGCTCCagaaatgttataaatgtaaaatttaagtgAAAACCAATGTATTCCTAGTCTGCGTTCAGCTCGACTCCGCAGCACACACTCCACACTTGACACACACGCCGTCGgagccccccctcctcctccatgcTAGCAGTAGCACTGCCAGTGCAAAGCGCTGACACTCCGTACCTCGGCCTCGATTTCCGCAATTTTGGCGAGTAAACTCATCTTGCTCGCAAAGCAACGCTGTTGTACACTCGCAggtgaataataaaatactgcTTTCCGGCGCGCTACTCTTAGTGCCAAGAGCCTGAGGGTATTTTCAAATGTGCTAGCAGCACACACTGCTTAGCAGCTCATGCTTTTCAGGGAGCCATTCAATAGACAGAAATCTCGCGAGAAGCAACCACTTCCCTCCGGAAATTGCGCCTCTTGTTTTCCGGTGGGACTATCGCCCTTAACAAAAATTATGCAAAAGGCGTCCTGCCAACatgttaaaaacacattttatttgaatattcattttcactgtggttGAGATCATTAAACATAGAAATACGTAATTCTACTACATAGAAACGTaacaaacaatgtaaatgtaaataccccAAAAACAAGAATGATACTTTCACTGCTCTCATTTCGCTAAAGAAATATCtttaaatgtcacacacacacacacacacacgttaagtataatttttttcttcaatttacAGTTACTTGACTGAGAGCTGTTCAGGCGGATCTGTCTGACAGTGACCTCTCACATGGTTTATATGTTAAAGGAGGTTATGGAAGTGGCTTAGCAAAGCTTTGCTCAACGTATGTCTCTGGACTGCGAACGCtaggagaacatccaaactacAGACCACCCAGAGCCTGGGTCAAAATACTTAAATggtatatttaatcatttacatgtattcatttagcaaacgcttttcccaaagtgacgtacatctcattgaaaaaacaatgacataGAATTACATTAACATGAAGAGCAACAGATGCAGACGTGAGATACTTAAATAgtattagtttgtttctttccaccatataaatgGTACATTAAACGTGCGGCTCAGGGACCACTGTTCAGCTTTTTTAGTTCCTtatatgtgtttatttgtaaatgttacTCTGTGAAATGGTTTGCCCTCTTTGATAAACCAGGAATGTCTTGCATCAGGTGATCCTTATGGATATTTTACTGCTGTAGTCAGGTCTTTAGCATCTGGATGTGTGGATGTTATCAACCATCTGCTGTCAGTGTACAGCCCCATGCCATCTAAAATGGAGGAATAGACTTCAGTGCtaaatttcatttcatctgGATCATCTGAGACACCTGATTTTGTCTGGGAAAACATTTGGTTACCCAGGAGCATTTTGAACTCAAGGAACtggtattttttcttcataggTCTTTCCAGCACCAAATTGTTTCAATTGTCCTATATTGATCAAAGACGAAAAATCAAAGCAGTGCAGTACTGATCATGTGGTCAACTTTCTTGTGCAGTTGGACATTCTGTGGAAGCTGACCATCCTatcacacacattgacacacCCTGTGTTGGTGTTGTATTGTTCACCCACTGATGACCTTTACATGAGAACGTTGTTACTCTTTGTGTGACCAACCTGTGTATGTGTCTTTGGGGTCTAGGCCATGAACTGTGGCCATAACCACAAGTTTGCTGACAGATCATTTAATTATTGAAAACTCATCAGGCCTTCTCACCATTGTTTCAAATGCTCCTCCTCTTCTGGACCTGTTCATCGGTGAGGACTTTGTAGCATTTTGGCACAGTTTTTCTTGATGGTTCCACTTCTCGCAAGACCGTTTACTCCATTGGTGCTTCTAGCCACTTGctacattttcttctctgtcaCGATTGgtcatttttttgctgttcttttaaAAAGGTTAAACTTCAGCACCCCAAGTTAGGTATTTGCATAATAGCTGTGTCATAATGGTCTCATTTTCATTCTAGAGAAAAAGCTGAACAACTCTGAATCGGAGGACGACACTTGACATAACACAGAATTGACACTATCACTGGCACTATGGCACAAGCACTGGCTGTCCTGGTAAGAACAGAGTCTTTTAGAactacattttctgcatttagATCACATAAGGTTTGTTGTTTGGAGTTTCCAGAAACTTTTCAGCAAATGTACACTCGTTTCATCTTTTGCAGGCAAAGAGACCAATGCTTTTTGCTGTCATGCTGCTAGCAGGCATCGGTGGGACATTCCAGTATGGTTTTAATGTGGCTGCGCTAAGCTCACCATCCTTGGTAAGAATCTAGACAGGAAAACTATCACAATTTTTCTTCCATTATTTTGAAGATAAATCAAGGGACTTATTTTTCCATAATGTAAAGATAATAATCTTTATCATATTATTGTAGCCATGGGGGctgtgggggcacagtggcgcagcaggcttggctgggttccgctctctgggagctctggggttcaagtcctgctgggggtgccttgtgatggactggtgtcctgtcctggatgtgtcccctccccttccagccttgtgccctgtgttgctgggttaagcgcCAGCTTGTCAggatgagctgtgtgtgtgtgtgcgcgcatgtatatacacacactcaccagccactttattaagTACACTttgctagtaccgggttggacccccttttgccttcagaactgccttaattctttgtggcataaATTCAAAAAGGtactggaaacattcctcagagattttggttcatattgacatgatagcatcacgcagttgctgcagatttgttggctgcacatccatgatacGAATCTCCCATTCCACCGCATTCCAAAGGTGCTCtactggattgagatctggtgactgtggaggctaTATGAGTATAGTGAaatcattgtcatgttcaagaaaccagtttgagatgatctgagctttgtgacatggcacattattctgctggaagtagccatcagaagatgggtacactgtggtcataaagggatggacatggtcagtaacaatactcaggtaggttGCGGTgtttaaacaatgctcaacTGGTACTAAGCGGCCAAAACTGTActaagaaaatatcccccatatcattacaccaccagcctgaaccgttgatacaagggaGGATGGATTCATGCTTTCATATTGTTTACGCCacattctgaccctaccatctgaatgtcgcagcagaaatcaagactcatcagaccagtcttctattgtccaattttggtgatcCTGTGTGAACTGTGGACTCAGTTTtttgttcttagctgacaggagtggcacctggtgtggtcttctgctgctgtagccatCTGCTTTAAGGTCTAACACgtgtgttcagagatgctcttctgcatacctcagttgtaacaagtggttatttgagttactgttgcctttctgttAGCTCGAACCAGGCTGGCCATTTTCCTCTgacatcaacaaggcatttttacCCACAGAACTGcagctcactggatattttctctttttctgaccattcgcggtaaaccctagagatggttgtgtgtgaaaatcccagtagatcagcagtttctgaaatactcataCCAACtcatctggcaccaacaaccatgccacctttcttccccattctgatgctcagtttcaacttcagcagatcgtcttgaccatgtctacatgcctaaatgcattgggatgctgccatgtgattggctgattagatatttgcattaacgagcagttgaacaggtgtacctaataaagtggctggtgagtgtagCTTATTGAATGCTGTTGACTGTTATATCTGTGTCTGGGTTCTTACACATTTAAGAAATAGGTAATATTCAACACAGAATATCTAGGAACAGGAAAACCGCAGAGTTCTGTATTAATTTACAGGGAATGCAGGACTGAGTAGCCCAATGGATAAATCTGGTTGAAATATGGACTCTGTCATTAATTGTTTCCTGGGTTACTCTTTGATAGATGGGCAAACTGACACAGTTTATTTAAGCAGAAGGCTCTTTCTTTTACTTCAACCAAGTGCTGTGCTGGCCTGTCAGGAAACTCCAACTCACTTGCCAGCAGTAAAGAATCATATTATTCCCCGACCTGGTATTTAAACTGCCCATATGAATTGGAGGAAGTGAGGTAAACTTGAGGGGCTGACATTGCTTCTACTCTGCTTCCTGGTGGGCATGTAGACAGCAAAGAGAGAGTTTGATGCAggatttaaatgaacaaaatgagatGTTTTAATAATGTGTTCATAGAACTTTCCACATTCAGTTAaacatttagctcatgcttttctctaaagcaatgtacaatgttaagttactatTAAAGCCTTTATAAGGTTGgttatttactggagcaatttagggttaacTGCCTCTCTCAAGGttctacagcagtaggtgagattaaaaccagcaaccttctgatccaaaagcagcagctctgcatttattcatttagctgatgctttttccaaagcgacttacagtgttaaggttacagttatttaaccatttatatagctgggtaattttactggagcaatctagggtaagtaccttgctcaaggatactacagtgagaggtgaggatcaaaactgccacctttagatccaaaggcagcagctgtaatcactgtgCGATCAGCTGTCTTTGTTATGACATCATTTGATACAGGCAATGGTTTGTCCCTCTTGCCTTTGCTCTTCTCCAAGCATCAGACcatgaaaagttaaaatttacAGGCACTCAAGTTAGACATTTCTGTTATCTTCTTGACTGTAGTCTGACCATGACAAAAGGTGCTTGCGTAAGCAGACCAGTTATACTGCAACATGTGAAACACATCCATTCTTCACATAATGGCAATTTATTAGGCAAAGTTCTGCTGTGAGGGGGTTAAATTACCATTCTTTATTATGGGTTAAAATAATTGTTGCATggatgaaattaatgaaatgacatgtcacctaaaatgtattgaaataccACAATGAAGGGTATTTTTAAGCATGGAGATATCACTTAAATATCTTGTAGTATTTGTAAGTCGATGTCATGGAGTTTCCCCAGCGTGGAAgtgtcggacccaagtgcggagcacaagCAGACTGTTCATGAGGCAATCCAGCAGACTTagtcagaaaacaggcaaaacgGTCCCCGATAAGCGAACGGAATCAAAAGGGCAAATCCTAGAACCGTAATCCGGAAGACGCGCGAGTGTTCAGGTCAAACCAGGAAGTCAGAggcgaggagcaggacgaggagcagaaCATCTATAAGCACGAGTGAGTGATAAGggcgaacaaggttctgcaCTCGTGTGTGCTCTGCGCTTTCCTTTTATAAGCGCATCCTCTGAAGTTCGCAGGTGCACCTCATTACGCTGAGGTGGAGGGTGTGAC encodes the following:
- the drg1 gene encoding developmentally-regulated GTP-binding protein 1, with amino-acid sequence MSLLAKIAEIEAEMARTQKNKATAHHLGLLKARLAKLRRELITPKGGGGGGTGEGFDVAKTGDARIGFVGFPSVGKSTLLSNLAGVYSEVAAYEFTTLTTVPGVIRYKGAKIQLLDLPGIIEGAKDGKGRGRQVIAVARTCNLILIVLDVLKPLGHKKLIENELEGFGIRLNKKPPNIGFKKKDKGGINFTATCTQSELDLETVKSILAEYKIHNADVTLRSDCTADDLIDVVEGNRVYIPCIYVLNKIDQISIEELDIIYKIPHCVPISAHHRWNFDDLLERIWDYLHLVRIYTKPKGQLPDYTAPVVLPDGRTSVEDFCLKIHKNLIKEFKYALVWGSSVKHNPQKVGKDHILEDEDVIQLVKK